From the Lolium rigidum isolate FL_2022 chromosome 2, APGP_CSIRO_Lrig_0.1, whole genome shotgun sequence genome, one window contains:
- the LOC124688709 gene encoding protein FAR1-RELATED SEQUENCE 11-like: MLRTYVPPGSAMYVFVKQFNKLLYDRDVEESFQEKRTRLGGVVCKVGEPMENHAAKIYMRTMFEKFQDSMYKIGSYYADKVVPGEMYVTTHFDCESREKWCKVQYKVSGSGGYYTCECGMYEHMGMLCCHVLKVLVHLRFKLTVDARDVLPMHLVHYQKDQGLMTSFSFRHSQLYLNCMEVGCKC, encoded by the exons ATGCTCAGGACATATGTGCCTCCTGGATCGGCAATGTACGTGTTTGTTAAACAATTTAACAAATTGTTGTATGATAGGGACGTAGAAGAGAGCTTCCAGGAGAAGAGGACACGCCTG GGTGGGGTGGTTTGCAAGGTTGGTGAGCCTATGGAGAATCATGCCGCAAAGATCTACATGCGAACAATGTTCGAGAAGTTCCAGGATAGTATGTACAAGATTGGTTCTTACTACGCCGACAAGGTGGTGCCAGGGGAGATGTATGTTACAACACATTTTGATTGCGAGAGCCGAGAGAAGTGGTGCAAGGTGCAGTACAAGGTTTCGGGTAGCGGTGGCTATTACACATGCGAATGCGGCATGTATGAGCACATGGGCATGCTCTGCTGCCATGTCCTTAAG GTTCTGGTCCACCTCAGGTTCAAATTGACGGTGGACGCGCGCGATGTGTTGCCCATGCACCTGGTGCACTACCAGAAAGATCAGGGCCTGATGACATCCTTCAGTTTCCGGCATTCCCAGCTATACCTCAATTGCATGGAAGTGGGATGTAAATGTTGA